The Fortiea contorta PCC 7126 genome has a segment encoding these proteins:
- the hetR gene encoding heterocyst differentiation master regulator HetR produces the protein MSNDIDLIKRLGPSAMDQIMLYLAFSAMRTSGHRHGAFLDAAATAAKCAIYMTYLEQGQNLRMTGHLHHLEPKRVKIIVEEVRQALTEGKLLKMLGSQEPRYLIQLPYVWIEKYPWRPGRSRIPGTSLTSEEKRQIEQKLPNNLPDAQLTTSFEFLELIEFLHKRSQEDMPLQHQMPLSEALAEHIKRRLLYSGTVARIDSPWGMPFYALTRPFYAPADDQERTYIMVEDTARYFRMMKDWAEKRPNAMRVLEELDIPPERFEQAMAELDEVIRAWADKYHQDDGIPMLLQMVFGKKED, from the coding sequence AAACGTCTTGGCCCCAGCGCGATGGATCAGATCATGCTTTATCTGGCTTTCAGTGCCATGCGGACCAGTGGGCACAGGCATGGGGCATTTCTAGATGCAGCAGCCACGGCGGCCAAGTGTGCGATTTATATGACCTATTTAGAGCAGGGACAAAACCTGCGAATGACAGGGCATTTACATCACCTAGAGCCAAAGCGGGTAAAAATCATTGTAGAGGAAGTCAGACAAGCGCTGACTGAGGGCAAACTGTTGAAGATGCTGGGTTCCCAAGAACCACGGTATTTGATACAACTGCCTTATGTGTGGATAGAGAAATATCCTTGGCGTCCGGGGCGATCCCGCATTCCGGGGACAAGCCTAACCAGTGAAGAAAAAAGGCAAATTGAACAGAAATTGCCTAACAATTTACCTGATGCTCAACTGACCACCTCGTTTGAGTTTCTGGAATTAATTGAATTTCTGCACAAGCGATCGCAAGAAGATATGCCACTCCAGCACCAAATGCCTTTGAGCGAAGCTTTGGCAGAGCACATCAAGCGCCGCCTACTTTACTCAGGGACAGTGGCACGCATCGATTCTCCTTGGGGAATGCCTTTCTATGCACTTACCCGTCCCTTTTATGCCCCAGCCGACGATCAAGAGCGCACTTACATCATGGTAGAAGATACCGCCCGGTATTTTCGGATGATGAAAGATTGGGCAGAAAAGCGACCGAATGCGATGCGGGTTTTGGAAGAACTGGACATCCCACCAGAGCGATTTGAGCAAGCGATGGCAGAGTTAGATGAGGTAATCCGCGCCTGGGCAGATAAATATCATCAAGACGATGGCATTCCCATGCTGCTACAAATGGTGTTTGGTAAAAAAGAAGACTAA